Part of the Coturnix japonica isolate 7356 chromosome 20, Coturnix japonica 2.1, whole genome shotgun sequence genome is shown below.
GCCCTAGAGGAACACTAAATTTGTTCAACAGTAGCAGCCACAGAACAAAGTGCCATCATACAAGGTGTTGCATGGAGACAGCCAGTGCCCTGAGCACAAGAAACAGCATGCAAACAACACTACAATTCCCAACCAGGCAAAGGGGCACTTACAGGAAAGTGACTGGCCAGGAACTTCCAGTCATTCTGTCCATAATGTCTTACTAACATCTTCAGCTGCTCATCCTGCAAGGAACAAAGACATCCACTTTCACATACACTGAGCAAAATATGTCACAGTCATCACTCTGAAAGCAACAACATCAAGATATGTTAGATATTCAGATATTTATTAATCGTTGAGCTTTTTATGTCTGCATTACAAGGAAGAGGATACTTAAGTTCTTTATCAGTGTCCCAGTGCACAGAAGCCAGTGGGAACACATTTGGCTCAGAGCTCTGTACTAGGGCAAGTTCCTGGTGTGTGCATGATGAGAGCAGAGTACAATACAAACCCAGTTGCTGTGGTCACATACAGGCCCACACTGAGTTTAGTTCAAACTATGCAGCCAGAGCTACCTGCTTATCCAGCCCCAGTATGTCCCTGACCAGGCAGCCTATCTCCCAGCTCTCATACTGCCTTTGCCTGGCCAAAGAGACCAACTGTTTTAAGTACATCACCACTAACCAGGCAGCCCGCTGCCTTTCTACACTGATAGTTCTACAGCACTTCTCTCACAAACCCTACACTACAGGGCTTCCTTGCCTGAGggcaaggaaatgaaagatCTTGTGGGTGGGCAAACAAAGGTAAGAAACAACTCCCTGCCCAACACAAGCCCAAGATTTTGATCTCTGCCCAAAGGCCACTCTTACTCCATATTCAGAGctcaaggaaaatgaaatgttttgtagtttttcacaaaataaaaagactatGAAGGGaccagaagaaatgcagaaaaaacgCCAACTCATTTCAGGCTCTTTGCCACAATCCTAAAGGTCCCAGCCCTGTCCACATTGACTTCAGAAGAGGGCATGTGCACTGCATGAATCAGCTCCAGGCCTCTGCCACCCTCTAGcaactgctgcaggcagctgataGCTTGCTGTAGGCCCAGGTGCTGAAGTAGTCAGAGCTCTTTGCTCCCCAGGCTTCAAACTCACCTGACCTTCCTCTCATCAAGGCCTCAGCAAAACAGACAAAGGGCCTTCCCCAGCAATGAGACACTGTGAGTGGGTGTTGTGGCAGCAGGCAAGGAGCAGGATAAGGTGCTCACACTGAAGGCCTACCCAAACTCTACCAATAGCCCTATGAGCAGTGGCTGCCCGGCCCTCACTCACCTCCTCCTGCGTCCACTTGACCTTGCACCTGCCATCCCGCTGCTCGGGCACATCCGAGTCGGTGTCCTGGCAGTGTAGCTCATCCTGATCCTCACTGCAGAGCAACAAGCAGAGCGTTATTGCCTCCCCtgggcaaagcacagcactcCCCCCACACACCCGGCCTGCAGGGCCCTGACCTCCAGGACCCCTCTGCGTGCGGGTCAACCCCACATTAACACAGAGAAAGGACAATCCTTCGGTTCCAGCCCATCAGTGAGGGCTCCGTGAGCCCAGGCCCCGCTCCATCCCCCTCCATACAGCTCCCCAGCCCTATTCGTTACTGCTGGGGTACAGAGGGCACCAAAGCAGCGCACAGCGAGGCTCCCACAGGGCCGGGACCGCTCTCAGCCACCGGGCCCAGCCTGAAGGCATCACGAAGAGGCGGGCGGCGGGCCAGGCTCTGCTACCCCATCCATCCACACCGCTCAGGGACACCGAAACCgcaagaccccatagaccacagCCTCCCCCCCATTGAGAAGACACGGAACCATCCGCACCCCGGGGGGCTCCACTCACCCTCGGTTGCGGCGCGCCatggcggcggggccgggcggcggcggcggcactTTCCTATCTCGCGCCAACggctgccccccaccccgcgcggggccgggccgcgcaTGCGCACTAAGTCAGCACCGCACAAAGACGCGCGCGCGGGAGGGCGCCCTCCCGCCTGAGTGCGGCCACCACAGAGCGGGACAGCACCAGAATGAGCCTCCACCGCCTTAATGCCGGACTAACAGAATTAACCCAACTAACTTGCAGCCCTCCCCCCTCCCAAGTGATTTTAATGAGAGAATTAGCCCGTTAATTAATCCCCAGCACTATAAAAGCGCTCCGAGCAGCGCTAGTTAAAGGAAGGGCTGCGATCCTGAAAGAAGCCTCTGTAGGAGCTAAAGGCAAGTAGTGCTCGTCTTATTGCCTAGGTTTTTCTCTGTTTAGATGCTATTTAAGGTTTCATTTAAGGATGTTTCCCTTTGGGATGATCATATAACTGTCCTAAGTAACCTAGGGAGCTTTCTGCTGTGACTCTTGACGCTCCAATGTGATGTGATATAGATATTATGTTATTTAGGTATGATGTAATTTAGGATGCTGTAGTGTCCCCAGGTCACCCTGGTATAGCTATGTTTGTAAGGTCTCTATGCTACCCCTATTGGGATGTAGCCTGGCTCTACCTGGGATAAATGCTCTCCTGACCTCAGGAATGGAGATAAAGCCTTTCTGATGGCCACCTCAGTGTCccctgcagcagagatgcttcGAGGCCCCTCATACACAAAGCTAAGAGCAGTGCTATGTAGGTTGAGTGAGCACAAACCTAGGAGTGCTGCCTTGCCCCGTGCTCAGCAAGGGGCCTGAAAAATCATTCCTTGGTGCTGTGGTTTGGGCCCTGTGTCCTGTTAGGAgatggggtggggagggtgCCCTGCCTGGATCTGAAGGGCTGCCCTTAAACTGCGTGTTCCAACAGGGACTCCTGGTTCCTCCAGCCCTGCGCCATGCCGTCCtcgcagcagcacagcaccctgACCATTAAGGACCTGCTGGACAATGGATTTGTGGCTGGGGCCTCTGGACATACCCACTTCTCTCCTGTGTACAGCTACTACCTGGACTCCAGTAGTGCCCCAAAGCAGAGTacctgggagctgctggcagatGTGGACACCACGAGGGGCAGCCCTGTGTGTATGGTGGCACAGCCCATGGGCAGTGGAGTGAGGGCTGGCCTGGGCTCCTCGGACCTCAGCTTCCTCTCCTTCTGCAGGAGCCCTTCCAGCCCTGCCATCCTCAACCTGTCAGCTGTGCCCtgtgagctgcctgcagggcccGGCTCCTTGCTGGATGTAACATCAAGGAACACCTCCACACCGTGCAAAGCTGGGAAGCGCCTCAAAGAGAGAGCGCTGTCCCATAGCACGGAGCTGCTGAGTGACCTGCTGTCCCCTGGGAAGCCCCCAGCATCCAGGTGGGAGATCTCAGACATCAAGCCCCCTCTGGATGCCAGCCTGCCCCTCGATGTGAGCTTGCTGGGGTGCTCCAAGCTGGACACGTCGCTGCTGGGCACCCCTGTGGTGCTCCCTTTATGCTGGCCCAGGAGGGACGTGGCTCTGCTCCCTGAGGCCCAGCTGGGTGATATGGAGCCTGGCTCTCAGGCCCCGTGATGACTCTCAGCGCTGACTGTGGTGTCTCCGATCACCTCCATGCCAAAGAACAGAGTGCTCTCAGCTTTGTGGCCGTGCTGCTGTTGGGTAACACGGTGAAATCTTTCTCTTCAGCGGGAGGTGACTGCGGTGAGAAGCTGATGGCAGAGCCCTTACGAGCTGCAACCCACAgcctccagcccagctccccGCTCCTATATCCTACTGCTGTCTTTTGTATTAAGGTAATAAAGCTTTAAACTTTCTCCTCCGCTCCTTTCCGCAGGCCGGGCCTCGCTCGGTGCCCTCCACCCCCTTGGGCTCGTTCTGACGGAGCGCGAAATCCCTCGGCCCGGCCCAGCGCCACCCCGCCCCAAGATggccggcccggccccgctgccgcccgccccgcgGCGTTACCTGCTCCGCGGCCCCGTTGGCTTTGCGGGAAGAAGCGCCGCATCGTGCCCTTGTCGGCCCTGTTGTCAGAGCCGGGCGGCGGCCTGGCCCGCGGGTATGTGCCGGGTTGGGGCTCGGGATCCCTCTTCTGGCACGCGGGGAGAAGCACAGGCAGAGCGCGGCCTGGGGCTGCCAGCTGTGAGCTCCGAgcccctgcagctgctgctcttcccaccTCATGTTTCCACTCTTTTACCTCTAAATATCGCTAACACCAACTTTCAGGGCGCTTACAGGTTGCTGATGAAGCACTACTGCTTCTCCTCATCTTTCAGGTATGAAAGAAGTGGTAAAATACTACGTGAGAGTAAAAGCGGAGAGTAACTTGTACCCGGTTTTGTCAACAGCAGCACCTGTTGAGCCCAGGGTTAACCCAGCTGGGTACCTACATTCCCatgggttggaactacatgatccttgaggtcccttccaacccaggtcattctgtgattggTGAGCTTCACTTATTGAAAGCCTTCATTGGATCAAACTCCTTCAAGCATCTGTGAGTCATGAAGCTTATacacatattttatttcccccAACTGAAGTAGTTCATAGAATAAGAGCTTAAACGCTTCCTGAGGGCCAAAGGGAGAGTATGGAAAGACAGAAGGCAGCTATTGCCTCTGCACACATTTCACATTGAGCATTCAGGCCAAAACAACCTCcattcagtgaagaaaaaaagctgttcttttaCTTCAGCTGTCAGCGTGGCACAAGAGACAAACAGCAAACAGGGAGCAGCTTGTATTCTCTATCTGCTCAGATGACTTGTTTCTAAAAATCATGTTACAGCATCAGGAACAGGTGACAAAAACAACTCCGAAAAGGGACACAAAGAGAATGTATTTACAGTTTGCAGTCTAAACACCAAAGAACAGTACAGACCACATCTATAATTAACACGAAGGTCACGCAGTTGTTTGGTTCAGCTGTAGTCTGTGTTGGTTGACTGACTGGTATTGATAGTGTGGGGGGAAGATAAGACTTATTATGTAAATCCGGAGAAGTGCTGCTGTGAGTGAAAAGCACAGCCCTGTTattgaagaggaagaaatgaaagaggaagaaatgaaaactctGAAACATGCTGCTAATGGTAAAGGATTGTCTGTAAAGTATAACCCTTTCTGCCAGTATTATATTGGCACGTCTCAGCTGGTTAGTACCTTGGTAGGTACATTGGGAAACCAGCCTTAGGAAAGCATCCTAAACATGAAACAATGTAAAATGGGGTTtattttgggggtgggggggaaggtAAGACAAACcttttggaaaagaagcagcttttacATTGAATAACATGGAGGATAAAGATAAGGCACAGGTGTCACAAAGGCCTTATAGAATGCTTGAGTGGGGGAAAAATCAAGTTTTACAGTCCAGGTGCCTGATGAAACACAGAACTCTTTGGATATCAAAGTGCAATCTCAAAGTGTTGTTAAAAATGACACACAGCATCAATGATTGTGACAAATCTGTTCCTCACGCTGCTTATACCCATGGCTGTATTTTCACTGTGCATCGAGCTTCAGTATTTAATGGATGATGAATTCCAtgtgtttccatttctgtgcaATACCTACTTGAATGTCTCCCTGAGTTTCCTGCACAGTATCAGCCTTTCCTACTATTTGAATTCATCTCTTCCCCTCCCAGGGAAGAAACCTTCTGTTCCTACAGTTACAAACCCCCCTCGCCTTGGTTCATTATTGCAGAGATCCAAAAAGGAGATGCCTTGTGGTGATACAGCAATGTATTTTCAGCATCTCCTATatttattgctgtattttcttactCCAGTTCACCAACTAAAATAATGATCTTTCTCATAGTGCAATTAAGGACTAGATGTATGCCAAAAGGGCCCACAGTAAGtcttacaagaagaaaaataccagAGCAAGAAAGGAGCAAACTTACATTTTCTTAGCAtaagatatacatatatatatatataaaacaaaattacagtttcaataaaatagaaaaataggaAGTTATCTGGAAAATACAAACACTTCCCTCAGAAGGCATTAATTATCCCAATCACTATGTGTAACTGATCCACACAGTCAGTGAAATACTCAGTCTCAATCATTGAACTGAACACAAAGGTTGAAGAGAAATTGCTAAGTACATTTTCAATAGGTCCATCTTCCATCAGGGGAAAGCCAGGGCTCAGTTATCATTCTGGAATCCAGCTTCACTTGTGTCAGTATCGTGTTCCttaggaaagaggaaaggagacaCAAACAGAATAAATCATTTAACTCTACAGATTATATACTATCATTTGTATAACATAATTAGTGTCAGATTTTGACTTTAACTAGACTATCTGAGATACTTGTTATTAAAAACAGCTGATCTGCCAAACAGAGCTACTAAGCACAAAGTACTTTACTGTAAATCTGAACAACACTCCTTGTGAGTAGCAATGCTGGTTTCACATCTACACTGTAGCATTAGCAAGCATGGGAACACCCTTGAGGGCACACTGCTTTtacatgctgtgcttgtaaatgATTGAAGTTACTCAAACGACACTTACAGGTATCAATCCCCcagttaaaataaatgggaGACTTAATAAATTGAGCACTACACAATCTATACCATAATAGGTATTCTGTAGCAAACACCAgtggtttattttattgtacATCAAGTGCCTTAACACATTGCTGTACCTCCTGCCTGGGACATGAGCAGCTGCTACAAAGATGTATCATCCGTATCATCCTAGTGCTGATGCTATTAACAATTCACCTGTAACTCTTATTAAAAATACCTGATTGAGTTTCTTAAATTCAACCACTTGGAAGAAGATGTGCTCCAGAATATGTTTGGCATCCTGCTTCTCCTTTGGGAGTTTACTTGTTACTCCTAGGATATCGCCACACTTTCGTACATAAAACTCCAGGTCATCATCAGTACCTAAACAAGCATCCCAAGGAAAGAGGCAGGTGAGCATCACACATACCTGTACCAGCTGGCCAAAAACATACCACCAATTTGTTTCTAGTATCCTGGGAAGTCTACAAATAGGTTCAGAGAACTATCCATGATGTACTCCTACAGCCAGTACTTTCTCATCTTGCTTAAACTTAAGGTGTGTTTAGAATAACCTTAACAGGCACTGACTGACAGTCAGTACTAGATACTGAACTGCTGACTTCAAAAACCATTCCccaaaagaactgaaaggaagGCCAACAACTCTCTAAAATAACAGCAGGCCTTGCAAATCAAAAGCCcatttggaagaggaaaagtaaagatagggaaaggaagaggaaggtgcACTGCTGCTAACTGATGTTTCAAGAGCTCTAAGTCGTGAACCAGCTCCCAAGGCTTGGAGCACACTTGGCCCAGGATTACCACAGTGAATCTTCATAAATTAAAACCAAGCTAAAGAAAAACACCTCTTTTCTTATAAAAACTTGCATATACAGATGTGAAAAATGTTTGCTCTGCTTACATTTGTTTGTAATCTCTGCAAGACGAGCTTTCtcagaggaaaatgtttcatCCAAGTCAAACAGctccagaggaggaggaggcaacTCTCTGAAAGCAGGTGGAAAAACCTTGAAGAGAATTAGCATGTTTTATTGACAAGTATTTTCCTTATACTTCAAAAGTCTCCAAAGACAACAGTTTTAGGCTGTGCTTAATTAGCCTTTTTGTAAAAGTGTTAAAGTTGGAGTGTTAACTCCAACAAGTGTAAACAAGAGctccttctgtgattctgtgattcttatgAGTCAAGTGTATTGCAAGCTCAGAattcctctcccttttcctcttgAAAGATACATAGAAACTATGCACGGTGTGTCCATGTACAACAAAGACTCTCCAGGTCATGTATCAGCAGTGTTACTTACAGCTGGCTGCAAGGCAGGTAGTGGAGTCTCAAATTGAGGCTGAATGAGCTGGAGAGGTTCATGCTTCACATTCAACTGTTCATAAGCTCTGCAGTAAAAAAGATAGAAGAATACAAGTTATTTTTCCACAAAGATGCCAAGGTCAACATTATGCAGAAAGTAACAGCACAAAAAAATGGACACCTATTTTTCAAAGGGACCCAGAGAAATGTGTGTTCATAATAAATGActtctaaagcaaacaaactgatGTTATGGCAGAGGAGACAATGATAAATGGACATGTAAAATGATAGAAGGATGTCACGTCTCTCAATTATTCAAACAACTTTTAAAGGGATGGACGCACACAAGGAAAATGTGACCCAGTTCAAAAAGAGCTGACCAGGGATTTCAAGGTTTTTCAGAAAGTCCCTACCAAAAGCCATgtaaaaaattatttgctatGGGATCAGAAGGGACGTTCCAATATGAGTTCCCATctagtgaaaataaatgaaatacagaggaagatgaagatatCCACAAAGGAGTGGAGCTTTATGAGATCTAAGTCAAGCCTGCTGTTATTCAGCACGTTCATACATGATCTGAGTAGTTTAAGTTACATGGGGCAAAGCTGCCAGTGATAGAAAAGTGATGAAACCGAGCAGCAGATAAATCTTAAGGCAGAGAATTGATGGGAAACataaagatgaaagaaacagagcttCAGTAAATGCCAAGTAGTAATACACGAGTGGAAACACAACCATCTCTCAGTTATCCTTCCAGAAAGCACCAACATCCCTGCATGCAGTTCTACAGAAAGCATTAGTTCCATGAGTCAAcaactgagagaaaaagtaaaaaaaaaaaaggaatgtaaaaaACTACAGCAAAATTCATAGCAAAGAGAAAACCTGCTAAGCAGGACCTCACTATCACACCGAGAGCTTTGGTATACCCATATTCAGAATGTGGCACACAGTTCGGTCTCTTCTGCTAAGTGGACACAAtaaacacaagcagaaaatgtataaaaaagTAATGTAGcacattaataaataaacagataaattcACAGCTGCTGACTTGATAACTGAAGGGAGGGCGGTTGTGTCCAGCTGATACAGGGATGTATCAAACAGCTTTGTGAAGTCTCTTGGGTTCTCATCTCCTTCTTGCAGGCAGACTCGCAGTTGTTCAGATAGTGCAGCTGTATCTGGGAGCAAGGTATAGTCTGAGATCTGaacaaacacacagacatgCACATTATTAAAAAGACCAAGTCAATTACAATCTCTTAGTAGTTTCCACCTCTCTTGATGTCATCTAGAAATAATCACTTCACCCTCCACCAGGCATGACCCTTTGCAGTGCAGCTTACTACACCAGAAAACTGCagtctgctctcagctgcttgcTGCATAGACACTGTATCTGAATTTGTTAGTTCTAGTTAAAATTAAAAGGCAGCTTAACACTCAACTGCACAAGACTTGTTCTTTTCATATACAAAGAGTATACAATTTTGTCATGcgtatttctaaataaaaagtaatatttacACGTGccagttaaaaatatatatgcataacTAAAACTGACACAAAGGCTGATCCTTAACCAGATAAAATCTGCCTTTGCTTCACACATTTCTCTTGACTGAAGGCTCAGAGCTGAAGTACAAACGTTTGAACAGCTACAAATCTCAAAAAACCAAACTGAGAAAGGCTTTTCCACAGCAAGCCTTATGAACAAGCACCAATCCAACTCTAAAATAGATACACTTTTTATTCTCAATTTTCTCTCCTGTCTGTCTAGGAATTCTTCAACTCCTATCCAGAAT
Proteins encoded:
- the LOC107322882 gene encoding uncharacterized protein LOC107322882 is translated as MPSSQQHSTLTIKDLLDNGFVAGASGHTHFSPVYSYYLDSSSAPKQSTWELLADVDTTRGSPVCMVAQPMGSGVRAGLGSSDLSFLSFCRSPSSPAILNLSAVPCELPAGPGSLLDVTSRNTSTPCKAGKRLKERALSHSTELLSDLLSPGKPPASRWEISDIKPPLDASLPLDVSLLGCSKLDTSLLGTPVVLPLCWPRRDVALLPEAQLGDMEPGSQAP